Proteins from one Stenotrophomonas aracearum genomic window:
- a CDS encoding YfhL family 4Fe-4S dicluster ferredoxin, giving the protein MSLKINELCVNCDVCEPACPNQAISMGETIYVIDPARCTECVGHFDEPQCVVVCPVECIDPDPDIPETQEALLAKLHGLQRDHPELYAESSPE; this is encoded by the coding sequence ATGTCGCTGAAAATCAATGAGCTCTGCGTCAACTGCGACGTATGCGAGCCGGCCTGTCCCAACCAGGCCATTTCGATGGGTGAAACCATCTACGTGATCGACCCTGCACGCTGCACCGAATGCGTGGGGCATTTCGACGAACCGCAATGCGTGGTCGTGTGCCCGGTGGAATGCATCGATCCCGATCCGGACATTCCGGAAACCCAGGAGGCGTTGCTGGCCAAGTTGCATGGGCTGCAGCGCGATCATCCCGAACTGTATGCGGAGTCTTCCCCCGAATGA
- the ggt gene encoding gamma-glutamyltransferase produces MKKPSRRWLLLVLLWTPALWAAEPAKAPLATHPDGAAIASGHHLATEAGMEILAKGGNAFDAAVAVSSTLAVVEPISSGLGGGGFFLLHDARTGKDVMLDARETAPAAATPEAFLDKQGELDRDRSVNGPWSAGIPGLPAALVELSAKHGTLPLKDSLAPAIRIAREGFPVYARMAKGYASRREVMERFPGTREVYLRNGKPIAEGDVFKQPELAQTLERLAAGGFDGFYKGQTGKLLLAGVKQAGGKWTADELAGYRVKQREPIVFNYRDWKVTTASPPSSGGIALASMLQILEGWDLKSMDPAHRTHLVVESMRRAFRDRTFFLGDPDFVQIPQKVLTSRDYAQGLRATIHPEKATPSDLLSGNPTPLEDDETTHFSIIDGEGNRVGATQTVNLLYGSGLIPSGTGVLLNNEMDDFALKPGTPNAFGVMGYAANAPKPGKRMLSSMTPTFMESADKVVVLGTPGGSRIITMVLLGVLGYDDGLDAQQVAALPRFHHQWLPDVIEAESNAFDEATIKQLQAMGHKIDLPGNSAAGGRGSSHVWGNLQTVEWNRRSNVLSVGSDPRNPVGSGEISKSN; encoded by the coding sequence ATGAAAAAGCCGTCGCGTCGCTGGTTGTTGCTGGTCCTGCTGTGGACCCCTGCGCTCTGGGCCGCTGAGCCTGCAAAGGCGCCGCTGGCCACCCACCCGGATGGCGCGGCGATCGCCAGTGGCCATCACCTCGCCACGGAGGCGGGGATGGAGATCCTGGCCAAGGGCGGCAATGCGTTCGATGCGGCGGTGGCGGTGTCGTCGACGCTGGCGGTGGTCGAACCGATCAGTTCGGGGCTGGGCGGTGGCGGGTTCTTCCTGCTGCACGATGCGCGGACCGGCAAGGACGTGATGCTGGACGCGCGCGAGACGGCGCCTGCTGCGGCCACGCCGGAAGCATTCCTGGACAAGCAGGGCGAGCTGGACCGCGACCGTTCGGTGAACGGGCCGTGGTCGGCCGGCATTCCGGGCCTGCCAGCGGCGCTGGTGGAGCTGTCTGCGAAGCACGGCACGCTGCCGCTGAAGGATTCGCTGGCACCGGCGATCCGGATCGCGCGCGAGGGCTTCCCGGTATATGCGCGCATGGCCAAGGGCTATGCGTCGCGCCGTGAGGTGATGGAGCGTTTCCCGGGTACGCGGGAGGTGTACCTGCGCAACGGCAAGCCGATTGCCGAGGGCGATGTATTCAAGCAGCCGGAACTGGCGCAGACGCTGGAGCGGCTGGCGGCCGGCGGATTCGATGGTTTCTACAAGGGCCAGACCGGCAAGCTGCTGCTGGCGGGTGTGAAGCAGGCCGGTGGCAAGTGGACGGCGGACGAGCTGGCGGGCTACCGGGTCAAGCAGCGCGAGCCGATCGTGTTCAATTACCGGGACTGGAAGGTGACCACGGCGTCGCCGCCGTCGTCGGGCGGGATCGCGCTGGCGTCGATGCTGCAGATCCTGGAAGGCTGGGACCTGAAGTCGATGGATCCGGCGCACCGGACGCACCTGGTGGTGGAGTCGATGCGTCGTGCGTTCCGTGACCGTACGTTCTTCCTGGGCGATCCGGATTTCGTGCAGATTCCGCAGAAGGTGCTGACCAGCCGCGATTACGCGCAGGGTCTGCGTGCGACGATCCATCCGGAGAAGGCGACGCCGAGCGATCTGCTGTCGGGGAATCCGACGCCGCTGGAAGATGACGAGACGACGCATTTCTCGATCATCGATGGCGAGGGCAACCGGGTAGGCGCGACGCAGACGGTGAACCTGTTGTACGGGTCGGGCCTGATTCCGTCGGGCACGGGGGTGCTGCTGAACAATGAGATGGACGATTTCGCGCTGAAGCCGGGTACGCCGAATGCGTTCGGGGTGATGGGCTATGCGGCGAATGCGCCGAAGCCGGGCAAGCGGATGCTGAGTTCGATGACGCCGACGTTCATGGAGTCGGCGGACAAGGTGGTGGTGCTGGGCACGCCGGGCGGCAGCCGGATCATCACGATGGTGCTGCTTGGGGTGCTGGGCTATGACGATGGGCTGGACGCGCAGCAGGTGGCGGCGCTGCCGCGCTTCCACCACCAGTGGCTGCCGGACGTGATCGAGGCGGAAAGCAACGCGTTCGACGAGGCGACGATCAAGCAGCTGCAGGCGATGGGCCACAAGATCGACCTGCCGGGCAACAGCGCGGCAGGCGGCCGCGGCTCCAGCCACGTCTGGGGCAACCTGCAGACGGTCGAATGGAACCGCCGCAGCAATGTGCTCAGCGTCGGCAGCGACCCGCGCAATCCGGTAGGCAGCGGTGAGATTTCCAAGTCGAACTGA
- a CDS encoding MBL fold metallo-hydrolase, with protein sequence MKLWSIRGNSQKLDGGAMFGNAPRAVWEKWAAPDDLNRIELACRALLASPLAGKTVLFETGIGAFFEPKLRDRYGVQEPSHVLIESLREAGFEHEDIDVVVLSHLHFDHAGGLLAPWSEGRGPELLFPNATFLVGAEHWERALHPHPRDRASFIPELPQLLQDSGRLETVQGPYSRTLGQSVRFSFSDGHTPGLMLAEIVGPEQVEGQPRGGVVFCADLIPGRSWVHVPITMGYDRNAELLIDEKRSFLEDKLARNVHLFFTHDPQVALAQVTRDEKGRFGTAHEQGELKARALA encoded by the coding sequence ATGAAACTATGGTCGATCCGCGGTAACTCACAGAAGCTCGATGGCGGCGCGATGTTTGGCAATGCGCCGCGCGCGGTGTGGGAAAAATGGGCGGCGCCCGACGATCTCAACCGGATCGAACTGGCCTGCCGCGCGTTGCTCGCCAGTCCGCTGGCCGGCAAGACGGTGCTGTTCGAGACCGGCATTGGTGCGTTCTTCGAGCCTAAGTTGCGTGATCGCTATGGCGTGCAGGAACCCAGCCATGTGCTGATCGAGTCGCTGCGCGAAGCCGGCTTCGAGCATGAAGATATCGACGTGGTGGTGCTGAGCCATCTGCACTTCGATCACGCCGGTGGCCTGCTGGCGCCGTGGAGCGAAGGACGGGGGCCCGAGCTGCTGTTCCCGAATGCCACCTTCCTGGTCGGTGCCGAACATTGGGAACGCGCGCTGCATCCGCATCCCCGTGACCGCGCCAGTTTCATTCCCGAGTTGCCGCAGCTGCTGCAGGACAGCGGTCGGCTGGAGACCGTGCAGGGGCCGTATTCGCGCACCCTCGGCCAGAGCGTGCGTTTCAGTTTCAGTGACGGGCATACGCCGGGGCTGATGCTGGCCGAGATCGTCGGGCCCGAACAGGTCGAAGGCCAGCCGCGCGGGGGCGTGGTGTTCTGCGCCGACCTGATTCCCGGGCGCTCATGGGTGCATGTTCCGATCACCATGGGCTACGACCGCAACGCCGAGCTGCTGATCGACGAAAAGCGCAGCTTCCTGGAAGACAAGCTGGCCCGCAACGTGCATCTGTTCTTTACCCACGACCCGCAGGTCGCGCTCGCGCAGGTGACCCGCGATGAGAAGGGCCGTTTCGGAACGGCCCACGAACAGGGTGAGTTGAAGGCGCGCGCGTTGGCGTGA
- the upp gene encoding uracil phosphoribosyltransferase, with the protein MKIVEVRHPLVQHKIGLMRDASLSTKDFRELANELGGLLAYEATADLDTEAHTLPGWAGPVTVQRIAGAKITVVPILRAGLGMLSGVLSLIPAARVSVVGLQRDEETLQPVPYFERLTGRLEERDALILDPMLATGGTLIATIDMLKRAGARRIKGIFLVAAPEGIAAVQAAHPDVEIFTAAIDERLNERGYILPGLGDAGDRIFGTRVVG; encoded by the coding sequence ATGAAAATCGTCGAAGTTCGCCACCCGCTGGTGCAGCACAAGATCGGCCTGATGCGCGACGCGTCCCTGAGCACCAAGGACTTCCGCGAACTGGCCAATGAGCTGGGCGGCCTGCTCGCCTACGAGGCCACCGCCGACCTGGACACCGAAGCCCACACCCTTCCGGGCTGGGCCGGCCCGGTCACGGTGCAGCGCATTGCAGGCGCCAAGATCACCGTGGTGCCGATCCTGCGCGCGGGGCTGGGCATGCTGAGCGGCGTGCTGTCGCTGATCCCGGCGGCGCGGGTCAGCGTGGTGGGCCTGCAGCGCGACGAGGAAACCCTGCAGCCGGTTCCGTACTTCGAGCGGCTGACCGGCCGCCTGGAAGAACGCGACGCGCTGATCCTGGACCCGATGCTGGCCACCGGCGGCACCCTGATCGCGACCATCGACATGCTCAAGCGCGCCGGCGCACGCCGCATCAAGGGGATCTTCCTGGTGGCAGCCCCGGAAGGCATTGCCGCGGTGCAGGCGGCGCACCCGGACGTGGAGATCTTCACGGCGGCGATCGACGAGCGGCTCAATGAGCGCGGCTACATCCTGCCGGGGCTTGGCGATGCCGGCGACCGCATCTTCGGGACGCGTGTGGTGGGTTGA
- a CDS encoding TonB-dependent receptor: MQNKSPLGLAISLSLLVLSTAPAVAAASGELAGAAAATELDRVEVRPQLESQTRAVDLKRSSDAIQDAVSSDSMGVYPDKNVAESLQRLPGVSVTRDQGEGRFVVVRGLDANLNSVSIDGVSVGTPEDSSRAAPLDVIPSDSTERLRVVKSPTPDMPGDAIGGAILVESASAFDRDGRSLRGKIEASHQDLSGHTSPKAAFNYSEVFADTFGVALGVNYQNRKFESDNTEVEYGEFDGGSEDDLFATSLQHRKYEIERKRIGANLNFDWRPSEDSQYYLRTLYSQFDDAETRQRAIFNFGDGEVTALGNNQFRVDDLPADAIQKRMRYRTKEENTFAASLGGENRLTNAVVDYKVGYTRTEERVNDEMEARFEYNGDDLAATVDQNSGIPRYSLSDASWMDNGNYDFDRFVLSPKRVDDKEHSAQINVRFDGDNSSYKFGLLGRWRDRDVDTDERELRVGPDVALSDWTTSSPDHRGGSLGQGMSSDAMRRYWAQFGSQYSARPQDVGANAMTSLEEDYTASEDIFATYAMGTWDIGNLRVIGGVRVENTQFQATGNQVDVAANGRSYTVTPLTADRSYTNVLPGLHLRYDAGSDWVLRAAANKTVSRPSFGDIAPRIGYNRGDEEVRIGNPELDPYESKNLDLSLERYIGSTGIVSLGLFHKSIDGYIVNTVSDSDPEYPGFEVTRVINGDTAKVYGAEFNWQQQLSFLPAGWDGLLVGASGTWLDTDFDPGLDGRADEDFTLPRASKHVYSAHLGYEKEGFSTRLAAVYRSEYLDTLGDSGAYDIFVAPNTQLDFSLDYKITDNVSVYFEAQNLLDKPLELYQGVRSRTLQNEEYGRTYALGLKVAL, encoded by the coding sequence GTGCAGAACAAATCGCCGCTGGGCCTGGCCATCAGCCTGTCGTTGCTCGTCCTGTCCACCGCACCCGCCGTGGCCGCCGCGAGCGGGGAGCTCGCCGGCGCTGCGGCGGCCACCGAACTGGACCGCGTGGAAGTCCGTCCGCAGCTGGAATCGCAGACCCGCGCCGTCGACCTCAAGCGCAGCAGCGACGCGATCCAGGACGCGGTCTCGTCCGATTCCATGGGCGTGTACCCCGACAAGAACGTGGCCGAGTCGCTGCAGCGCCTGCCGGGCGTGAGCGTCACCCGCGACCAGGGCGAAGGCCGCTTCGTGGTGGTGCGCGGCCTGGACGCCAACCTCAACAGCGTCAGCATCGACGGCGTCTCGGTCGGTACGCCGGAAGACTCCAGCCGCGCCGCGCCGCTGGACGTGATCCCCTCCGACTCCACCGAACGCCTGCGCGTGGTCAAGTCGCCCACCCCGGACATGCCCGGCGATGCCATCGGCGGCGCGATCCTGGTCGAGTCGGCCTCGGCCTTCGACCGCGACGGTCGCAGCCTGCGCGGCAAGATCGAAGCCAGCCACCAGGACCTGTCCGGCCACACCAGCCCGAAGGCCGCGTTCAACTACAGCGAAGTGTTCGCCGATACCTTCGGCGTGGCGCTGGGCGTGAACTACCAGAACCGCAAGTTCGAGTCCGACAACACCGAAGTGGAGTACGGCGAGTTCGACGGCGGCAGCGAAGACGATCTGTTCGCCACCAGCCTGCAGCACCGCAAGTACGAGATCGAGCGCAAGCGCATCGGCGCCAACCTCAACTTCGACTGGCGCCCCAGCGAAGACAGCCAGTACTATCTGCGCACGCTCTACAGCCAGTTCGACGATGCCGAAACCCGCCAGCGCGCCATCTTCAACTTCGGCGACGGCGAGGTCACCGCACTGGGCAACAACCAGTTCCGGGTCGACGACCTGCCGGCCGATGCCATCCAGAAGCGGATGCGCTACCGCACCAAGGAAGAGAACACCTTTGCGGCGAGCCTGGGCGGTGAGAACCGCCTGACCAACGCGGTGGTCGACTACAAGGTCGGCTATACCCGCACCGAAGAGCGCGTCAACGACGAAATGGAAGCGCGCTTCGAGTACAACGGCGACGACCTGGCCGCCACCGTGGACCAGAACAGCGGCATCCCGCGCTACTCGCTCAGCGATGCCAGCTGGATGGACAACGGCAACTACGACTTCGACCGCTTCGTGCTCTCGCCCAAGCGCGTGGACGACAAGGAACACAGCGCGCAGATCAACGTGCGCTTCGACGGCGACAACAGCAGCTACAAGTTCGGCCTGCTCGGCCGCTGGCGCGACCGCGACGTCGATACCGACGAGCGCGAACTGCGGGTCGGCCCGGACGTGGCCCTGTCCGACTGGACCACTTCCAGCCCCGACCACCGCGGCGGCAGCCTCGGCCAGGGCATGAGCTCGGACGCCATGCGCCGCTACTGGGCGCAGTTCGGCAGCCAGTACAGCGCCCGTCCGCAGGACGTCGGTGCCAACGCGATGACCTCGCTGGAAGAGGACTACACCGCCAGCGAAGACATCTTCGCCACCTACGCCATGGGCACGTGGGACATCGGCAACCTGCGCGTGATCGGCGGCGTGCGCGTGGAGAACACTCAGTTCCAGGCGACCGGCAACCAGGTGGACGTGGCCGCCAATGGCCGCAGCTACACCGTTACCCCGCTCACTGCCGACCGCAGCTACACCAACGTGCTGCCCGGCCTGCACCTGCGCTATGACGCCGGCAGCGACTGGGTGCTGCGTGCGGCCGCCAACAAGACCGTCTCGCGTCCGTCCTTCGGCGACATCGCGCCGCGCATCGGCTACAACCGCGGCGACGAGGAAGTGCGGATCGGCAATCCCGAGCTGGACCCGTACGAATCGAAGAACCTGGACCTGTCGCTGGAGCGCTACATCGGCAGCACCGGCATCGTCTCGCTGGGCCTGTTCCACAAGAGCATCGACGGCTACATCGTCAACACCGTCAGCGACAGCGACCCGGAGTACCCGGGCTTCGAGGTCACCCGCGTGATCAACGGCGACACCGCCAAGGTCTACGGCGCCGAATTCAACTGGCAGCAGCAGCTGAGCTTCCTGCCGGCGGGCTGGGACGGCCTGCTGGTCGGCGCCAGCGGCACCTGGCTCGACACCGACTTCGACCCGGGCCTGGACGGGCGTGCCGACGAGGACTTCACCCTGCCGCGCGCCTCCAAGCACGTGTACAGCGCGCACCTGGGGTATGAAAAGGAAGGGTTCAGCACCCGCCTGGCCGCGGTGTACCGCAGCGAGTACCTGGATACGCTCGGGGACAGCGGCGCCTACGATATCTTCGTGGCACCCAACACCCAGCTCGACTTCAGCCTGGACTACAAGATCACCGACAACGTGAGCGTCTATTTCGAAGCGCAGAACCTGCTCGACAAGCCGCTGGAGCTTTACCAGGGCGTGCGTTCGCGCACCCTGCAGAACGAAGAGTATGGCCGCACCTACGCACTGGGCCTGAAGGTGGCGCTGTGA
- a CDS encoding phytase: MRAAPVASLLAVALLAGCKPAAAPAPAAPAVDAATATTTNRAVATVAEAFLTPMTPADNIDSPASWTTPDGQVWLIDTAKATDKLVVYDGQTGAHVRDVGSTGTAPGQFVRPNGIAVVDDLVLIVERDNHRVQVLQLPDFTPLGVFAADDLRKPYGLWVNKLANGYDVYVTDSYDAGEDAQGNDVLPPLAELDKRVRRYALQVQDGKAQAKLVSSIGDTSEAGALRVVESIWGDPANDRLLIAEEDESYASEFKVYTLEGKFTGTTFGRDAFKAQAEGVMLRPCGKDGWWITTEQGKQRSVFHLFDRHTLKHVGAFQGNTVANTDGIWMSMAASPRFPHGALYAVHDDQGVVAFDWASVAKQLSLPLECEN, translated from the coding sequence ATGCGCGCCGCTCCCGTCGCCAGCCTGCTGGCCGTGGCGCTGCTGGCCGGCTGCAAGCCCGCGGCGGCACCGGCGCCGGCCGCACCGGCGGTGGACGCCGCGACGGCGACCACCACCAACCGGGCCGTGGCCACCGTGGCCGAGGCCTTCCTGACTCCGATGACCCCGGCCGACAACATCGACTCGCCGGCCAGCTGGACCACGCCGGACGGGCAGGTGTGGCTGATCGACACCGCCAAGGCCACCGACAAGCTGGTGGTCTACGACGGCCAGACCGGCGCGCACGTGCGCGACGTGGGCAGCACCGGCACCGCGCCGGGCCAGTTCGTCCGGCCCAACGGCATTGCCGTGGTCGATGACCTGGTGCTGATCGTGGAGCGCGACAACCATCGCGTGCAGGTCCTGCAGCTGCCGGACTTCACCCCGCTGGGCGTGTTCGCCGCCGATGACCTGCGCAAGCCGTACGGCCTGTGGGTCAACAAACTGGCCAATGGCTATGACGTGTACGTCACCGACTCCTACGACGCCGGCGAGGACGCGCAGGGCAACGACGTGCTGCCGCCGCTGGCCGAACTGGACAAGCGCGTGCGTCGTTACGCGTTGCAGGTGCAGGACGGCAAGGCGCAGGCGAAGCTGGTGTCCAGCATCGGCGACACCAGCGAAGCCGGCGCGCTGCGCGTGGTCGAATCGATCTGGGGCGACCCGGCCAACGACCGCCTGCTGATCGCCGAGGAAGATGAAAGCTACGCCAGCGAGTTCAAGGTCTACACGCTGGAAGGCAAATTCACCGGCACCACCTTCGGCCGCGACGCCTTCAAGGCACAGGCCGAAGGCGTGATGCTGCGCCCCTGCGGCAAGGACGGCTGGTGGATCACCACCGAGCAGGGCAAGCAGCGCAGCGTGTTCCATCTGTTCGACCGCCACACGTTGAAGCATGTGGGCGCGTTCCAGGGCAACACGGTGGCCAACACCGATGGCATCTGGATGAGCATGGCGGCGTCGCCACGCTTCCCACACGGCGCGCTGTATGCGGTGCACGACGACCAGGGTGTGGTCGCCTTCGACTGGGCCAGCGTGGCCAAGCAACTGTCCTTGCCGCTGGAGTGTGAAAACTGA
- a CDS encoding metallophosphoesterase family protein, translating into MMSVRDCVKALGLALLLCSGAASAKTATQVEPNTQVPVGNRHYAATGFPDRIVASPAQDAARGFGVAWRTDGTVTSPVLEWVVGGDSPDVGKVTRVTATTTALTTELGASNHHRADVTGLAPDTLYLWRVQGNGTWSAWNQLRTAGTADKPLTLLYFGDTQNKNLSHVSRVLRAGIKAAPTATLSLFAGDLVSGGDGQDDSEWGEWFAAAGWLPQETMVAPAIGNHEYFEEFEDTPQERRVLGKHWPVTFALPRNGVDAASTSTYWFDHQGVRIVVLDGTSALDLGTAKAQAQWLDKVLTDNTQRWTIVLLHQPFYSPREGRENAELRDVLLPVVRRHDVDLVLQGHDHTYGRRGEGSDATPQYVVTVAGPKQYRLSDEARATMAPVGEDTQLFQVLTIDPQQLRYEARTVTGRLYDGFELTRAADGSKRKTELTEGRIAPRDCARTETLKGRADRCWE; encoded by the coding sequence CTGATGTCCGTGCGTGATTGTGTGAAGGCGCTGGGCTTGGCGTTGCTGCTCTGTTCGGGGGCTGCATCGGCCAAAACCGCGACCCAGGTGGAACCCAACACGCAGGTGCCGGTGGGTAACCGTCATTACGCCGCTACGGGTTTCCCGGACCGCATCGTCGCCTCGCCGGCGCAGGACGCCGCGCGCGGCTTCGGCGTGGCCTGGCGCACCGATGGCACGGTGACGTCACCGGTGCTGGAGTGGGTCGTGGGCGGCGACTCGCCGGACGTGGGCAAGGTGACCCGGGTGACCGCGACGACCACCGCGCTCACCACCGAGCTGGGCGCCTCCAACCACCACCGTGCAGACGTGACCGGCCTCGCGCCGGACACGCTGTATCTGTGGCGGGTGCAGGGCAACGGCACCTGGAGTGCCTGGAACCAGCTGCGCACGGCCGGGACGGCAGACAAGCCGCTGACGCTGCTGTACTTCGGCGACACCCAGAACAAGAACCTGAGCCACGTCTCGCGCGTGCTGCGCGCCGGTATCAAGGCGGCCCCTACCGCGACGCTTTCGCTGTTCGCCGGCGACCTGGTCAGCGGCGGCGACGGACAGGACGACAGCGAGTGGGGCGAGTGGTTCGCCGCCGCCGGCTGGCTGCCGCAGGAAACCATGGTGGCGCCGGCGATCGGAAACCATGAGTACTTCGAAGAATTTGAAGACACCCCGCAGGAACGCCGCGTACTGGGCAAGCACTGGCCGGTGACGTTCGCACTGCCGCGCAATGGCGTGGACGCCGCCTCCACCAGCACCTACTGGTTCGACCATCAGGGCGTGCGCATCGTGGTGCTCGATGGGACGTCCGCGCTCGACCTGGGCACGGCCAAGGCGCAGGCGCAGTGGCTGGACAAGGTGCTCACGGACAACACCCAGCGCTGGACCATCGTGCTGCTGCACCAGCCGTTCTACTCGCCGCGCGAAGGCCGTGAGAATGCCGAGCTGCGCGACGTACTGCTGCCGGTGGTGCGTCGCCACGACGTCGACCTGGTCCTGCAGGGCCACGACCACACCTATGGCCGTCGCGGCGAAGGCAGCGATGCCACCCCGCAGTACGTGGTCACCGTGGCCGGTCCCAAGCAGTACCGGCTGTCCGACGAGGCGCGCGCGACCATGGCGCCGGTTGGTGAGGATACCCAGTTGTTCCAGGTACTCACGATCGATCCACAGCAGCTGCGCTATGAAGCCCGCACGGTGACCGGCCGCCTGTACGACGGCTTCGAACTGACCCGCGCGGCCGACGGCAGCAAGCGCAAGACCGAGCTGACCGAAGGCCGCATCGCCCCGCGCGACTGCGCGCGTACCGAGACCCTCAAGGGTCGCGCCGACCGATGCTGGGAATGA
- a CDS encoding inorganic diphosphatase: MNRHLPLLVLTAALLLLTGASVASNAVLHPFLAAQPKEAPEEANLAVEIPAGSFTKYEIKEDGLVHVDRFQSMPVAYPANYGSMPRTLAGDNDPLDALVLTREPLHPGVIVRFRPIGYLKMVDKGEHDEKVIGVPTDKIDPTYATIRDLQDLPLIERQRIEAFFRVYKDLPEGRNPVQLSGWGNAAEAKALIRESMQRFDAQQRRGKGD; encoded by the coding sequence ATGAATCGCCACCTTCCGCTTCTCGTCCTCACCGCCGCGCTGCTCCTGCTCACCGGCGCCAGCGTTGCCAGCAACGCGGTCCTGCACCCGTTCCTGGCTGCGCAACCGAAGGAAGCGCCGGAAGAAGCCAACCTGGCGGTGGAAATCCCCGCCGGCAGCTTCACCAAGTACGAGATCAAGGAAGACGGCCTGGTCCACGTCGACCGCTTCCAGTCGATGCCGGTGGCGTACCCGGCCAACTACGGCTCGATGCCGCGCACCCTGGCCGGCGACAACGACCCGCTGGACGCCCTGGTCCTCACCCGTGAGCCGTTGCACCCGGGCGTGATCGTGCGCTTCCGTCCGATCGGATACCTGAAAATGGTGGACAAGGGCGAGCACGACGAGAAGGTGATCGGCGTGCCCACCGACAAGATCGACCCCACCTACGCCACCATCCGCGACCTGCAGGACCTGCCGCTGATCGAACGCCAGCGCATCGAGGCCTTCTTCCGGGTCTACAAGGACCTGCCCGAGGGTCGGAACCCGGTGCAGCTCAGTGGCTGGGGCAACGCGGCAGAGGCAAAGGCGCTGATCCGCGAATCCATGCAGCGCTTCGATGCGCAGCAACGGCGCGGCAAGGGCGACTGA
- a CDS encoding amidohydrolase family protein produces the protein MSRTVLKPVVFAAALLLAGPAVAEDFAIVGAQVFPSPDAAPITNGTVVVRDGRITAVGPRSKVKVPEGTRIIDGKGRSVTAGFWNSHVHLMSPPFHQPDAQAPQALQDALRDRFGKWGFTTLFDIGSLPGDVGALRTRMAKGEVQGPRLLTVDMPFYPEHGTPIYVRELWAQTRTISAEVATPAEARQRAEAQLDAGADGVKVFTGAIVGGPQGVLPMRVDVASAAVAAAHAHGKPAFAHPTNMAGLEVAEASGVDVLAHTAPDAGPWSPELVARLKAKNMALVPTLSLFDAHLRQEGVPDEVVKRFVGNAQQQVKAMADGGGQVLFGTDAGYTEVYDTRLEYRLMTAAGLDWRQILTSLTTAPASRFGDATQRGRLAEGYAADLAMLGSDPQQSTEAFADVQMTVREGRIIYTPR, from the coding sequence ATGTCCCGTACCGTGCTGAAACCCGTCGTGTTCGCTGCCGCGCTGCTGCTGGCTGGCCCCGCTGTCGCAGAGGATTTTGCCATCGTCGGCGCGCAGGTGTTTCCTTCACCGGACGCCGCCCCGATTACCAATGGGACGGTGGTGGTCCGTGACGGACGCATTACTGCGGTCGGCCCTCGCAGCAAGGTGAAGGTGCCGGAAGGGACCCGCATCATCGACGGCAAGGGCCGCAGCGTGACCGCCGGGTTCTGGAACAGCCATGTGCACCTGATGTCCCCGCCGTTCCACCAGCCCGACGCGCAGGCGCCGCAGGCGCTGCAGGACGCACTGCGCGACCGCTTCGGAAAGTGGGGTTTCACCACGCTGTTCGACATCGGTTCCCTGCCGGGCGATGTCGGCGCGCTGCGCACGCGCATGGCAAAAGGCGAGGTCCAGGGACCGCGCCTGCTGACCGTGGACATGCCGTTCTACCCCGAGCACGGAACGCCGATCTACGTGCGCGAGCTGTGGGCACAGACCCGCACGATCAGCGCGGAAGTCGCCACGCCCGCAGAGGCGCGCCAACGCGCCGAAGCCCAACTGGATGCTGGCGCCGACGGCGTGAAGGTCTTCACCGGTGCAATCGTGGGCGGCCCGCAAGGGGTACTGCCGATGCGGGTGGACGTCGCCAGCGCGGCCGTGGCCGCCGCGCACGCGCATGGCAAGCCGGCGTTCGCGCATCCGACCAACATGGCCGGGCTCGAGGTTGCCGAGGCCAGCGGCGTGGACGTGCTGGCGCATACCGCGCCCGATGCAGGCCCGTGGTCGCCGGAGCTGGTGGCGCGGCTGAAAGCAAAGAACATGGCCTTGGTGCCGACGCTGTCGTTGTTCGACGCCCACCTGCGGCAGGAGGGCGTTCCGGACGAGGTGGTGAAGCGTTTCGTCGGCAATGCCCAGCAGCAGGTGAAGGCGATGGCCGACGGCGGCGGGCAGGTGCTGTTCGGCACCGACGCCGGCTACACCGAGGTCTACGACACCCGGTTGGAATACCGGCTGATGACCGCCGCCGGCCTCGACTGGCGGCAGATCCTGACCAGCCTGACCACCGCGCCCGCATCGCGGTTCGGCGACGCCACCCAGCGTGGACGGCTGGCCGAAGGTTACGCCGCCGATCTGGCAATGCTGGGCAGCGATCCACAGCAGTCCACCGAAGCCTTCGCGGATGTGCAGATGACCGTACGCGAAGGCAGGATCATCTACACCCCCCGGTAG